The following proteins come from a genomic window of Paucimonas lemoignei:
- a CDS encoding general secretion pathway protein H, with the protein MKRARGFSLLEMLVVLLIVGLFSAMSVAWLDSGQAPIQQALQQLAAEARIQAAQARHSGQVLGLRWNGKQPEFVRLQPGADNPRWRVQATQLRPWPAQLSADWAVSAEPQVLFTPNGVAGSAAVTWHWPEGQQRWEWRTDNSLTQVNLP; encoded by the coding sequence GTGAAGCGTGCGCGGGGCTTTTCACTGCTGGAAATGCTGGTGGTGTTGCTGATCGTCGGCTTGTTCAGCGCCATGAGCGTGGCCTGGCTGGACTCCGGCCAGGCACCGATCCAGCAAGCCTTGCAGCAGTTGGCCGCGGAGGCGCGGATTCAAGCGGCCCAGGCCCGGCACAGCGGGCAAGTGCTGGGCTTGCGCTGGAATGGCAAACAACCGGAGTTCGTGCGTTTGCAGCCGGGCGCCGATAACCCGCGCTGGCGGGTTCAAGCAACTCAGCTCAGGCCATGGCCCGCACAGCTGAGCGCGGACTGGGCAGTGTCCGCTGAGCCTCAGGTGCTGTTCACTCCCAACGGCGTGGCAGGTTCGGCGGCCGTCACCTGGCACTGGCCCGAAGGGCAGCAGCGCTGGGAGTGGCGCACCGACAACAGCCTGACTCAAGTGAACCTGCCATGA
- a CDS encoding type II secretion system protein I/J, which translates to MRRERGFTLLEVMVALGIAAMMAVMVSQMLRQRISVHQAVQQHRLGSLCARELEARFGVERYWPQINQVRGELRQGEMTCYWRLDLGMTGVRDLRRGELALFAAPDEREPLGHFTLFLVRP; encoded by the coding sequence ATGAGGCGCGAGCGCGGCTTCACCTTGCTGGAAGTGATGGTCGCCCTGGGCATCGCGGCGATGATGGCGGTGATGGTCAGCCAAATGCTGCGCCAGCGCATCAGCGTGCATCAGGCCGTTCAGCAGCATCGACTCGGCAGCCTGTGCGCCCGTGAGTTGGAAGCGCGATTCGGCGTCGAGCGTTACTGGCCGCAGATCAATCAGGTGCGTGGCGAACTGCGCCAGGGCGAGATGACCTGCTACTGGCGGCTGGACCTGGGCATGACCGGCGTGCGGGATTTGCGTCGCGGCGAACTGGCACTGTTTGCCGCGCCGGATGAGCGCGAGCCGCTGGGGCATTTCACGTTGTTTCTGGTGCGACCGTGA
- a CDS encoding type II secretion system protein J — protein MKRLQQGLTLVELLVAMALTAVLGVVLAALVNGWLSVRERLSEPGNEPMVLEFCLALERRLDGLVLRQLYEQRLPLPMAWLDWKPAAQQLDWVALTAWPEEGQSRLQRQRLEFSPRERSLNIWTSADLYAAGVARWQRREQLGEIDKVQFSFYQGTRWLAFPSTVAQQPNRGVRLEFERHGAPYVCTFNLPDSQP, from the coding sequence GTGAAGCGGCTTCAGCAAGGCCTGACGCTGGTTGAGCTGTTGGTGGCCATGGCGTTGACCGCCGTGCTTGGCGTGGTGCTGGCGGCGTTGGTCAATGGCTGGTTGAGCGTGCGCGAGCGTCTGTCCGAGCCGGGCAACGAGCCGATGGTGCTGGAATTCTGCCTGGCCCTGGAGCGGCGGCTGGACGGTCTGGTGCTGCGCCAACTGTACGAACAGCGCCTGCCATTGCCCATGGCCTGGCTGGACTGGAAGCCAGCGGCACAGCAGCTGGACTGGGTAGCGCTTACCGCCTGGCCCGAAGAAGGCCAGTCGCGTTTACAGCGTCAACGCCTTGAGTTCAGCCCGCGCGAACGCAGCTTGAACATCTGGACCTCGGCTGACCTTTACGCCGCTGGTGTTGCCCGTTGGCAGCGCCGCGAACAACTGGGCGAGATCGACAAGGTGCAGTTCAGTTTTTATCAGGGAACCCGCTGGCTGGCGTTTCCTTCAACGGTCGCCCAGCAGCCCAATCGGGGCGTGCGGCTGGAATTCGAGCGTCATGGAGCGCCTTATGTTTGCACCTTCAATTTGCCGGATAGCCAACCGTGA
- a CDS encoding type II secretion pathway protein L codes for MKLFKRRLSERAAAREWLLVRPGLEAADPWQWRRLPGTEFGDGPPPARFAEAPVALIIPAARCSHFQIPAPPGLKPHEWPQLLEDSLQQPVDQVQVSCLSRANGHLELLVVERVRVLSWLDECEAMGLAVSHVWAEMQLLPELAPDQALRWSRGECACVKRADAKGVQHWLVWPEVLGDLPEDWQHSQQEITGDWPSQWAPLQRLPNLLAGSGRRTGRSRPRTLAFSQSQRRLLGACAALALVWGALVIGQFWRQVPVWKAQVEAVTGPVSSARQAERVLARMSADQLDWRTRQQQMVELEQAVEQWLEGQQEWGVSGSYFDGQRWRVVLSGSSPSPALEHWQAMARSAGAKVTVEPDPKTALLTLNFNLDGQP; via the coding sequence GTGAAGCTCTTTAAACGCAGGCTGTCCGAACGTGCGGCTGCACGCGAGTGGTTGCTGGTTCGTCCCGGCCTTGAGGCTGCTGATCCCTGGCAATGGCGCCGTCTGCCCGGTACCGAGTTCGGCGACGGGCCGCCGCCTGCACGTTTTGCTGAGGCCCCGGTCGCGCTGATCATACCCGCAGCGCGTTGCAGCCACTTCCAGATCCCTGCGCCACCCGGGCTCAAGCCCCATGAATGGCCGCAATTGCTGGAGGATTCGCTACAACAACCGGTCGATCAGGTGCAGGTGAGCTGTCTGTCCAGGGCCAACGGGCATCTGGAATTGCTGGTGGTTGAGCGCGTTCGCGTCCTGAGCTGGCTGGATGAGTGTGAAGCGATGGGTCTCGCAGTCAGTCATGTATGGGCAGAGATGCAACTGTTGCCGGAGCTGGCCCCTGACCAGGCATTGCGCTGGTCCCGTGGTGAATGCGCCTGCGTGAAGCGCGCGGATGCGAAGGGCGTGCAGCACTGGTTGGTGTGGCCCGAGGTGCTGGGGGATTTGCCGGAAGATTGGCAGCATTCGCAGCAGGAAATCACCGGCGACTGGCCTTCGCAGTGGGCTCCGTTGCAGCGCCTGCCGAATCTGTTGGCCGGTTCTGGACGTCGCACAGGCAGAAGTCGGCCACGAACCTTGGCATTCAGCCAAAGCCAGCGGCGTCTGTTGGGGGCCTGTGCAGCATTGGCGCTGGTCTGGGGCGCGTTGGTGATCGGGCAGTTCTGGCGACAGGTGCCGGTCTGGAAGGCGCAGGTTGAGGCCGTCACCGGCCCCGTCTCCAGCGCCCGCCAGGCGGAGCGGGTTCTGGCCCGGATGTCCGCCGATCAGCTCGACTGGCGAACCCGACAGCAGCAAATGGTTGAGCTGGAACAGGCGGTCGAGCAATGGCTTGAAGGGCAGCAGGAATGGGGTGTTTCCGGCAGTTATTTCGATGGCCAGCGCTGGCGTGTGGTGCTCAGCGGCAGCAGCCCGTCTCCGGCCCTCGAACACTGGCAAGCGATGGCCCGCAGCGCCGGAGCGAAAGTCACCGTCGAGCCAGATCCCAAAACCGCCTTGCTGACCCTCAACTTCAACCTGGACGGCCAGCCATGA
- a CDS encoding type II secretion pathway protein XcpZ yields the protein MKAFIERSCVTFAALPASRRYALLAGWVVVLTLLLVLIGRPLLAWGKEWRQWPTLAQQAQALTPGVTFTSDYWQALASARGLMLTRVEQRGDIWQLQGELTRAETLPQLLGSIQAQGGRPLRWSLEQGHQGLVFSVDVSRTGGRP from the coding sequence ATGAAGGCTTTCATCGAACGCAGCTGTGTAACGTTCGCGGCGCTGCCTGCCAGTCGCCGTTATGCCTTGTTGGCGGGATGGGTGGTGGTGCTGACGCTGTTGCTGGTGTTGATCGGTCGCCCGTTGCTGGCGTGGGGCAAAGAATGGCGCCAATGGCCGACTCTGGCTCAGCAGGCTCAGGCATTGACTCCTGGGGTGACCTTCACCAGCGACTATTGGCAGGCCCTGGCCAGCGCTCGCGGCCTGATGCTCACGCGGGTCGAACAGCGTGGCGACATCTGGCAATTGCAGGGCGAACTGACCCGCGCCGAAACCCTGCCGCAATTGCTGGGCAGCATTCAGGCCCAAGGTGGGCGCCCGCTGCGCTGGAGCCTTGAGCAAGGGCATCAGGGGCTGGTGTTCAGCGTGGACGTCAGCCGCACGGGAGGTCGACCTTGA
- a CDS encoding type II secretion system protein N: MTRKLWGVGVAVFVLTLLLNMPAAFVARFVPWSSDWQPVAVTGTLWNGGMERLGPLGPLAWRFQPWIGQGNVSAGFQQRNWELQLSGWPWAWQAQLAPAARQMTPLTGFVVDGNWQGSVHIKGSGATCRSSGGELSGRDLALITPWTVVLGSAQLRLECREGLRLLADVQREGEHRFHGWMEPAVGRIKLSGRVEADAMVTPLLVQAGLLKAGVLEFERVWGGR, from the coding sequence TTGACGCGCAAGCTCTGGGGGGTGGGTGTCGCGGTTTTTGTCCTGACGCTGCTGTTGAACATGCCGGCTGCGTTTGTCGCCCGGTTTGTGCCCTGGAGTTCTGATTGGCAGCCGGTGGCGGTGACTGGCACCCTTTGGAACGGCGGCATGGAGAGGCTCGGCCCGCTTGGTCCTCTGGCGTGGCGTTTCCAACCCTGGATCGGCCAGGGCAATGTGAGTGCGGGTTTTCAGCAACGGAACTGGGAATTGCAACTCAGCGGCTGGCCCTGGGCCTGGCAGGCGCAACTGGCTCCTGCTGCGCGGCAGATGACACCTTTGACGGGCTTTGTGGTGGATGGGAACTGGCAAGGCAGCGTGCATATTAAAGGGAGTGGTGCGACGTGCAGGTCCAGTGGAGGCGAACTGAGCGGTCGGGACCTGGCCTTGATCACGCCGTGGACGGTGGTGCTAGGCAGTGCGCAGCTCAGGTTGGAGTGTCGTGAAGGTTTGCGGTTATTGGCGGATGTTCAGCGCGAAGGCGAGCATCGTTTTCATGGCTGGATGGAGCCTGCGGTTGGGCGGATCAAGCTCAGTGGCAGGGTTGAAGCGGATGCGATGGTGACGCCGCTGCTGGTTCAGGCGGGGCTGCTCAAAGCTGGGGTTTTGGAGTTTGAGAGGGTGTGGGGTGGGCGGTAG
- a CDS encoding Zn-ribbon-containing, possibly RNA-binding protein and truncated derivatives, protein MAFRPLTARAPAVLLREAKPLKAIFHHAQRLGHLQRLLESQLQPAAREHCHVASWREGSLLLIVTDGHWATRLRYQQKRLQRQLVAFDEFANLTRIVFKVQPPSARQGAAGHTMDLSPVAAESIQATADGITDPKLRAALERLAAHAKPKD, encoded by the coding sequence ATGGCATTTCGTCCACTCACCGCCCGGGCACCCGCTGTTCTGTTGCGCGAAGCCAAGCCGCTGAAGGCGATTTTTCATCATGCCCAGCGTCTTGGTCACTTGCAGCGGCTGCTGGAAAGCCAGTTGCAGCCTGCTGCGCGTGAGCATTGCCACGTGGCGTCATGGCGCGAAGGCAGTCTGTTGTTGATCGTAACTGATGGTCATTGGGCGACGCGCCTGCGCTATCAGCAGAAGCGGTTGCAGCGACAACTGGTCGCATTCGACGAGTTCGCGAATCTGACCCGCATTGTGTTCAAGGTTCAGCCGCCGTCCGCTCGTCAGGGCGCAGCGGGGCATACGATGGATTTGTCGCCGGTTGCGGCTGAGAGCATTCAGGCCACGGCTGACGGGATAACTGATCCGAAGCTGAGAGCGGCGCTGGAGCGGTTGGCGGCGCATGCCAAGCCTAAGGATTGA
- the secA_1 gene encoding preprotein translocase subunit SecA produces the protein MFAPLLKKLFGSKNEREVKRMLKTVQFVNAFEEQMVALSDEQLRAKTEEFKARLAKGETLDKLLPEAFAVAREAGKRVMGMRHFDVQLIGGMTLHEGMIAEMRTGEGKTLVGTLAVYLNALAGKGVHVITVNDYLARRDANWMRPLYEFLGLSVGIVTPFQPPEEKREAYAADITYGTNNEFGFDYLRDNMAFSMEDKFQRELNFAVIDEVDSILIDEARTPLIISGQAEDSSKLYTEINRLIPRLVQHIEEVEGEVTKAGHYTVDEKTRQVELNEAGHQFIEEMLTEVGLLAEGESLYSAHNLGLLTHVYAGLRAHTLFNRNVEYIVQDGQILLVDEHTGRTMPGRRLSEGLHQAIEAKENLNIQAESQTLASTTFQNYFRLYNKLSGMTGTADTEAFEFHQIYTLSVVVIPPNKPLARKDFNDLVYLTAEEKYAAIVTDIKACLAENRPVLVGTATIETSEHMSRLLNEEGIAHKVLNAKFHEKEAEIIAQAGRPGALTIATNMAGRGTDILLGGNWEVEVAALEDPSPEQIAQIKADWQKRHQQVIEAGGLHVIASERHESRRIDNQLRGRAGRQGDTGSSRFYLSLEDSLMRIFASDRVKNFMKALGMQSGEAIEHRMVTNAIEKAQRKVEGRNFDIRKQLLEFDDVSNEQRKVIYHMRNSLLAATNIGDTIADFRQDVLNSLISQHIPPQSLPEQWDVPGLEAALETDFGVKLPIQQWLDEDDHLHEETLRTKLMDELLASYNEKEEQASADALRSFEKQILLRVLDDLWKDHLSTMDHLRHGIHLRGYAQKNPKQEYKRESFTLFQELLDSIKRDTIRVLSHVQVRREDPEEEEARLRRDAEELAQRMQFEHAEAPGLEQPEALVEEGVEVATLPVRNDQKQGRNELCWCGSGKKYKHCHGQIN, from the coding sequence ATGTTTGCGCCTTTGTTAAAAAAACTTTTTGGAAGCAAGAACGAGCGTGAAGTCAAACGCATGCTCAAGACGGTTCAGTTCGTCAATGCCTTCGAAGAGCAAATGGTGGCCCTTTCGGACGAGCAATTGCGTGCCAAGACCGAAGAGTTCAAGGCCCGCTTAGCCAAAGGTGAGACCCTCGATAAGCTGCTTCCTGAAGCTTTCGCAGTTGCTCGTGAAGCCGGTAAGCGCGTCATGGGCATGCGCCACTTCGACGTTCAGTTGATCGGCGGCATGACCCTGCACGAAGGCATGATTGCCGAAATGCGTACCGGTGAAGGCAAGACCCTTGTGGGTACCCTGGCGGTCTATCTCAACGCACTGGCTGGCAAGGGCGTTCACGTGATTACCGTGAACGACTACCTGGCACGTCGAGATGCCAACTGGATGCGTCCGCTGTACGAGTTCCTGGGCCTGAGCGTTGGCATCGTCACGCCATTCCAGCCGCCAGAGGAAAAGCGTGAAGCCTACGCCGCCGACATCACCTACGGCACCAACAACGAATTCGGTTTCGATTACCTGCGCGACAACATGGCTTTCAGCATGGAAGACAAGTTCCAGCGCGAGCTCAATTTTGCCGTGATCGACGAAGTGGACTCGATCCTCATCGACGAAGCCCGTACACCGCTGATCATTTCCGGTCAGGCCGAAGACAGCTCCAAGCTGTACACCGAAATCAACCGCCTGATCCCGCGTCTCGTGCAGCACATCGAGGAAGTGGAAGGCGAGGTTACCAAGGCCGGTCACTACACCGTTGACGAGAAAACCCGTCAGGTCGAGCTGAACGAAGCCGGTCACCAGTTCATCGAAGAAATGCTCACCGAAGTCGGGCTGCTGGCTGAAGGCGAGAGCCTGTACTCGGCGCATAACCTGGGTCTGCTGACCCACGTTTATGCCGGTCTGCGTGCGCATACGCTGTTCAATCGCAACGTTGAATACATCGTCCAGGACGGTCAGATCCTGCTGGTCGACGAACACACCGGTCGTACCATGCCGGGTCGTCGTCTGTCCGAAGGCCTGCACCAGGCGATCGAAGCGAAAGAAAACCTGAACATTCAGGCCGAAAGCCAGACGCTGGCTTCGACCACGTTCCAGAACTACTTCCGTCTGTACAACAAGCTGTCCGGCATGACCGGTACGGCGGACACCGAAGCGTTCGAATTCCACCAGATCTATACCTTGTCGGTCGTGGTCATCCCGCCGAACAAGCCGCTGGCGCGTAAAGACTTCAACGACCTCGTCTACCTGACGGCGGAAGAGAAGTACGCCGCCATCGTGACCGACATCAAGGCCTGTCTGGCCGAGAACCGTCCGGTACTGGTGGGCACCGCGACTATCGAAACCTCCGAGCACATGTCCCGTCTGCTCAATGAGGAAGGTATCGCTCACAAGGTTCTGAACGCCAAGTTTCACGAAAAAGAAGCCGAAATCATCGCGCAGGCCGGTCGTCCGGGCGCCCTGACCATCGCCACCAACATGGCCGGTCGCGGTACTGACATTCTGTTGGGCGGTAATTGGGAAGTCGAAGTCGCGGCACTGGAAGATCCAAGTCCAGAGCAGATCGCACAAATCAAGGCCGACTGGCAGAAACGCCATCAGCAAGTGATCGAAGCGGGCGGCCTGCATGTAATTGCTTCCGAGCGTCACGAATCACGTCGTATCGACAACCAGCTGCGTGGTCGTGCCGGTCGTCAGGGCGACACCGGTTCCAGCCGTTTCTACCTGTCCCTGGAAGACAGCCTGATGCGCATCTTCGCCTCTGATCGGGTGAAGAACTTCATGAAAGCGCTGGGCATGCAGTCTGGCGAAGCGATCGAGCACCGCATGGTGACCAACGCGATCGAAAAGGCACAGCGCAAGGTTGAAGGCCGCAACTTCGATATCCGCAAGCAATTGCTGGAATTCGATGACGTGTCCAACGAGCAGCGTAAAGTGATCTACCACATGCGTAACAGCCTGCTGGCTGCGACCAACATTGGTGACACCATTGCCGACTTCCGTCAGGACGTGCTCAACAGCCTGATCAGCCAGCATATTCCGCCACAGTCCCTGCCTGAGCAGTGGGATGTTCCGGGTCTGGAAGCTGCGCTGGAAACCGATTTTGGCGTGAAGCTGCCAATTCAGCAGTGGCTCGACGAAGACGATCACTTGCACGAAGAAACCCTGCGCACCAAGTTGATGGACGAGCTGCTCGCGTCTTATAACGAGAAGGAAGAGCAAGCCAGCGCGGACGCACTGCGCTCCTTCGAGAAGCAGATCCTGTTGCGCGTACTGGACGACCTGTGGAAAGACCACCTGTCGACCATGGATCACCTGCGTCACGGTATCCACTTGCGCGGTTACGCTCAGAAGAACCCGAAGCAGGAATACAAGCGCGAATCCTTCACCCTGTTCCAGGAACTGCTGGACTCGATCAAGCGCGACACCATCCGTGTGCTGTCACACGTTCAGGTCCGCCGCGAGGATCCGGAAGAAGAGGAAGCTCGTCTGCGTCGCGACGCCGAAGAGCTGGCGCAACGCATGCAGTTCGAACACGCCGAAGCGCCGGGTCTCGAGCAGCCTGAAGCCCTGGTTGAAGAGGGTGTCGAAGTGGCAACGCTGCCGGTCCGCAACGATCAGAAGCAGGGCCGTAACGAGCTGTGCTGGTGCGGTTCGGGCAAGAAATACAAACACTGCCACGGCCAGATCAACTAA
- the argJ gene encoding bifunctional amino-acid N-acetyltransferase codes for MAVGLGPLPTLHPVPGFELGISSAGIKRPGRKDVVVMRCAEGSSVAGVFTLNAFCAAPVILAKQRVGGAVRYLLTNTGNANAGTGEPGLANAARTCAKLAELTGVDASAVLPYSTGVIGEPLPVEKIEGALQAALDDLSVDNWAAAATGIMTTDTLPKGASRQFQIDGVTITVTGISKGAGMIRPNMATMLGYIATDAKVSQSVLQDLIRDGANKSFNRITIDGDTSTNDCCMLIATGQASLPEVTEAKGPLFDALKKAVFEVCMEVAQAIVRDGEGATKFVTVEVNGGGNHQECLDVGYAVAHSPLIKTALFASDPNWGRILAAVGRAGVPDLDVSKIDVFLGSVCIASKGCRATTYTEEQGSAVMAEAEITIRIELGRGDCSETIWTTDLSHEYVKINAEYRT; via the coding sequence ATGGCTGTTGGTCTTGGTCCTTTGCCGACACTGCACCCGGTTCCCGGTTTCGAATTGGGCATTTCTTCGGCCGGCATCAAACGCCCAGGTCGCAAAGACGTCGTGGTCATGCGCTGTGCTGAAGGCTCCAGCGTGGCGGGCGTGTTTACCCTCAATGCGTTTTGCGCCGCGCCAGTCATCCTTGCCAAGCAACGAGTGGGCGGCGCTGTGCGCTACCTGCTGACCAACACCGGTAACGCCAATGCGGGCACCGGCGAACCTGGCCTGGCCAATGCCGCCCGGACTTGCGCGAAGCTGGCTGAACTGACCGGCGTTGATGCCTCTGCCGTGCTGCCTTACTCCACTGGCGTGATCGGCGAGCCGTTGCCTGTGGAAAAGATCGAAGGTGCCTTGCAAGCGGCGCTTGATGATCTGTCTGTGGATAACTGGGCCGCTGCGGCCACCGGCATCATGACCACGGACACACTGCCGAAAGGCGCGAGCCGTCAGTTCCAGATCGACGGTGTGACCATCACTGTCACCGGTATCAGCAAGGGCGCGGGCATGATCCGCCCGAACATGGCGACCATGCTGGGCTACATCGCCACCGACGCCAAGGTTTCGCAGAGCGTGTTGCAGGACCTGATCCGCGACGGCGCCAACAAGTCGTTCAACCGCATCACCATCGATGGCGATACCTCCACCAACGATTGCTGCATGCTGATCGCCACCGGTCAGGCGAGCCTGCCTGAAGTCACCGAAGCCAAAGGCCCGCTGTTCGACGCGCTGAAAAAAGCGGTGTTTGAGGTGTGCATGGAAGTAGCCCAGGCCATCGTGCGCGACGGCGAAGGCGCGACCAAATTCGTGACCGTTGAAGTCAATGGTGGCGGTAATCACCAGGAATGCCTGGACGTGGGTTACGCAGTGGCTCACTCGCCGCTGATCAAGACCGCACTGTTCGCGTCGGATCCTAACTGGGGTCGCATCCTGGCTGCTGTAGGCCGCGCTGGCGTACCGGATCTGGATGTCAGCAAGATTGACGTGTTCCTGGGCTCGGTGTGCATCGCCAGCAAAGGCTGCCGCGCGACCACCTACACCGAAGAGCAGGGTTCGGCGGTGATGGCAGAAGCAGAAATCACCATCCGTATCGAGCTGGGCCGTGGTGATTGCAGCGAAACCATCTGGACCACCGACCTGTCCCACGAGTACGTGAAGATCAACGCGGAATACCGCACGTAA
- the mutT gene encoding putative mutator mutT protein, with amino-acid sequence MKRIHVAAAVIRGADGRILIARRADSQHQGGLWEFPGGKVESGEAVEAALARELLEELNIVVTQARPLIKIQHDYPDKQVLLDVWEVSAFTGEPHGVEGQPLAWVSNRELPNYEFPAANQPIVAAARLPGEYLITPGELETPQLLRGIQKAVASGIKLIQLRAPNGYDPQYRDLAVDAVGLCAGKAQLMLKGPLEWLGDFPAAGWHLTSAQLRKLAANGRPFPKERWLAASCHNAEELSLAEQMGVDFVTLSPVQPTQTHPDAQPLGWEQAQQLITGFSKPVYLLGGVGPAEQHQAWQSGAQGVAGIRAFWPQE; translated from the coding sequence GTGAAAAGAATTCATGTAGCCGCCGCCGTCATCCGTGGTGCTGACGGCAGAATCCTCATCGCACGTCGCGCCGACAGTCAGCATCAGGGCGGGCTGTGGGAATTTCCCGGTGGCAAGGTCGAATCTGGCGAGGCGGTTGAAGCCGCCCTGGCCCGTGAGCTGCTGGAAGAGCTGAACATCGTCGTCACCCAGGCGCGTCCTCTGATCAAGATTCAGCATGATTACCCGGACAAACAGGTGTTGCTGGATGTCTGGGAAGTCTCGGCGTTCACGGGCGAGCCTCACGGCGTCGAGGGGCAGCCATTGGCCTGGGTGTCGAATCGAGAATTGCCGAATTACGAATTCCCGGCCGCTAACCAACCTATCGTCGCGGCGGCGCGTCTGCCCGGTGAATACCTCATCACTCCTGGCGAACTGGAAACCCCGCAATTGTTACGCGGCATTCAGAAGGCGGTTGCAAGCGGCATCAAGCTGATTCAACTGCGCGCACCCAATGGCTATGACCCGCAGTATCGCGACCTGGCTGTGGATGCGGTGGGTTTGTGTGCAGGGAAAGCGCAGCTGATGCTCAAAGGACCACTGGAATGGCTGGGGGATTTTCCGGCTGCCGGTTGGCACCTGACCTCGGCGCAACTGCGCAAGTTGGCGGCCAACGGTCGCCCGTTTCCCAAGGAGCGCTGGCTAGCAGCTTCCTGCCATAACGCTGAAGAGCTGAGCCTGGCGGAGCAGATGGGCGTCGACTTCGTAACCCTGTCACCGGTCCAGCCCACTCAGACTCACCCCGACGCGCAGCCGTTGGGATGGGAGCAGGCCCAGCAGTTGATTACCGGTTTCAGCAAGCCGGTTTACCTGCTCGGCGGGGTTGGTCCGGCCGAGCAGCACCAGGCCTGGCAGAGTGGGGCGCAGGGTGTGGCGGGGATCAGGGCGTTCTGGCCGCAAGAGTAG
- the yvqK gene encoding ATP:cob(I)alamin adenosyltransferase encodes MGFRLSKIYTRTGDTGETGLGDGRRVPKDHPRVEAIGEVDTLNSQLGLLLAGLAEQVTEKPGLDEVIQVLTPCQHRLFDLGGELAMPVYQALDQAEIDRLEAAIDVWNEELGPLENFILPGGSALIAQAHVCRSLARSAERRCQHLNAVEPLTGFGLAYINRLSDLLFVAARLIAKRQGIAEILWEAAKKR; translated from the coding sequence ATGGGCTTTCGCTTGTCGAAAATTTACACACGCACGGGCGACACCGGCGAAACCGGCCTTGGCGACGGCCGCCGAGTCCCCAAAGATCATCCTCGGGTCGAAGCCATTGGCGAAGTGGACACACTCAACAGCCAATTAGGCCTGCTGCTGGCCGGACTGGCTGAACAGGTCACGGAAAAGCCCGGGCTTGATGAGGTGATCCAGGTGCTCACCCCGTGTCAGCACCGCTTGTTCGATCTGGGTGGGGAATTGGCGATGCCGGTTTATCAGGCACTGGACCAGGCAGAAATCGATCGGCTGGAAGCTGCCATCGATGTGTGGAATGAAGAACTAGGCCCGCTGGAAAACTTCATCCTGCCCGGTGGCTCGGCACTGATCGCCCAGGCCCATGTCTGCCGCAGCCTGGCCCGCAGCGCCGAGCGCCGTTGCCAGCACCTCAATGCCGTCGAGCCGCTGACCGGGTTTGGGTTGGCGTATATCAACAGGTTGTCGGATTTGCTGTTCGTTGCCGCACGCCTGATTGCCAAGCGCCAGGGTATTGCTGAGATATTGTGGGAGGCGGCGAAGAAGCGGTAG